The following coding sequences lie in one Populus trichocarpa isolate Nisqually-1 chromosome 14, P.trichocarpa_v4.1, whole genome shotgun sequence genomic window:
- the LOC7462026 gene encoding uncharacterized protein LOC7462026 isoform X2, which yields MEERLRRKKNKILHAKTGSAKPMKVTFNKFGFSNSYIWFEFYNAPLENDVSLICDTFRSWHIVGRLGGCNSMNMQLSQSTFEKRPNYDAIQGANVTPATFYNIGDFEIQDNLARIWVDIGTAEPLLLDTLINALTQISSDYVGIKELVFGGSEFENWKENLTSEYAGYSVHKI from the exons ATGGAAGAAAGATTGAGGCGTAAAAAGAACAAGATTTTGCACGCAAAGACAGGTTCAGCTAAACCCATGAAGGTTACTTTCAACAA ATTTGGTTTCTCAAACTCGTATATATGGTTTGAATTCTACAATGCGCCATTGGAGAATGATGTGTCCTTAATTTGTGAT ACATTTCGATCATGGCATATTGTTGGGCGTCTTGGTGGATGCAATTCCATGAATATGCAA CTGTCACAATCAACTTTTGAAAAAAGACCTAATTATGATGCCATTCAGGGAGCAAATGTGACACCAGCAACGTTTTACAACATTGGAGATTTTGAGATTCAAGACAACTTGGCACGCATATG GGTAGATATTGGGACAGCTGAGCCGTTGCTTCTGGACACTCTGATAAATGCCTTGACACAAATAAGCTCTGA CTATGTTGGAATCAAGGAATTGGTGTTTGGTGGATCTGAATTTGAGAATTGGAAGGAGAACTTAACTTCGGAGTATGCAGGTTATAGCGTCCACAAGATTTAG
- the LOC7462026 gene encoding uncharacterized protein LOC7462026 isoform X1, with product MLILSSPLQSQSFALWCQISRHSNSLPPFLNQKKKQSKTNDTPLFLRNHAHTKSTKNDIDFDFQNDFPSSSHNPSREEKDYDKDPEFADILGSCLDDPLKARSKMEERLRRKKNKILHAKTGSAKPMKVTFNKFGFSNSYIWFEFYNAPLENDVSLICDTFRSWHIVGRLGGCNSMNMQLSQSTFEKRPNYDAIQGANVTPATFYNIGDFEIQDNLARIWVDIGTAEPLLLDTLINALTQISSDYVGIKELVFGGSEFENWKENLTSEYAGYSVHKI from the exons ATGCTTATCTTGTCATCCCCTCTTCAATCCCAGAGCTTTGCCTTATGGTGCCAAATATCTCGACACTCCAACTCTTTGCCTCCATTTCTAAATCAGAAGAAGAAGCAGTCTAAAACCAACGACACTCCACTGTTCCTTAGGAATCATGCTCATACAAAGAGCACAAAAAATGACATTGATTTTGACTTCCAGAATGACTTTCCATCATCATCGCATAATCCaagcagagaagaaaaggattATGATAAAGACCCTGAATTTGCTGACATTCTTGGTTCTTGTCTTGATGACCCACTTAAAGCTCGCTCTAAA ATGGAAGAAAGATTGAGGCGTAAAAAGAACAAGATTTTGCACGCAAAGACAGGTTCAGCTAAACCCATGAAGGTTACTTTCAACAA ATTTGGTTTCTCAAACTCGTATATATGGTTTGAATTCTACAATGCGCCATTGGAGAATGATGTGTCCTTAATTTGTGAT ACATTTCGATCATGGCATATTGTTGGGCGTCTTGGTGGATGCAATTCCATGAATATGCAA CTGTCACAATCAACTTTTGAAAAAAGACCTAATTATGATGCCATTCAGGGAGCAAATGTGACACCAGCAACGTTTTACAACATTGGAGATTTTGAGATTCAAGACAACTTGGCACGCATATG GGTAGATATTGGGACAGCTGAGCCGTTGCTTCTGGACACTCTGATAAATGCCTTGACACAAATAAGCTCTGA CTATGTTGGAATCAAGGAATTGGTGTTTGGTGGATCTGAATTTGAGAATTGGAAGGAGAACTTAACTTCGGAGTATGCAGGTTATAGCGTCCACAAGATTTAG
- the LOC18105319 gene encoding wall-associated receptor kinase-like 1 has translation MSDFGTSRALAIDQTHLTTLVLGTIGYLDPEYLQSNQFTEKRDVYSFGVVLFELLTGQFATPAGDVQNLAAYFRQSMEENRLFEIVDAGVLKEGRKEEITAVGKLARRCLDLNGQTRPDMKTTAKDLEMIRASQGASSAIQEET, from the coding sequence ATGTCAGATTTTGGAACTTCAAGAGCACTTGCCATTGATCAAACTCACTTGACCACTCTTGTATTGGGAACTATTGGCTACCTTGATCCAGAGTATTTACAGTCAAATCAGTTCACCGAAAAGAGAGATGTTTACAGCTTTGGAGTAGTTCTCTTCGAGCTTTTAACAGGGCAGTTTGCAACCCCAGCCGGGGATGTACAGAATTTAGCAGCATATTTTCGACAGTCAATGGAAGAGAATCGTTTGTTCGAAATCGTTGATGCTGGAGTTCTCAAGGAGGGTAGGAAAGAAGAGATTACAGCAGTTGGTAAGCTAGCAAGAAGATGTTTAGACTTGAATGGCCAGACAAGACCCGACATGAAGACTACTGCAAAGGACTTGGAAATGATCAGAGCTTCACAAGGAGCTTCTTCTGCCATTCAAGAAGAAACTTGA